One region of Termitidicoccus mucosus genomic DNA includes:
- a CDS encoding FecR family protein yields the protein MITAALQCAAAGPAHTPAVKKSPAPSEKNDGAILVIRVTGVAYATGPGGAARTPLAKGARVVAGQTIITDKNASVMLVLSNGATLTIAGGSELAVEEFSQQPFAGTFRVTEISREPTASTTRLHLKRGEIISDVKKLNTEDGSSFSIKTPVGVAGIRGTAFRLGFREAREAQPLGPRRYGHVAQSSASGAGAKKRMMTFDLVMLEGEIETQVEGRAAPTSVPGEKQLRIDNIHFDSGTGGVDAASFASPMVRNASAADLAALRQAVQDMLAAAASAIISHGGEGGQDPGGDSAASAGPGMAPLPSAPGAQVPPPRLSPTDGE from the coding sequence TTGATTACCGCAGCCTTGCAATGCGCCGCCGCCGGGCCGGCGCACACCCCGGCGGTCAAAAAGTCCCCGGCTCCGTCTGAAAAAAACGACGGGGCCATCCTTGTCATTCGGGTGACAGGCGTGGCTTATGCGACGGGACCGGGCGGTGCCGCGCGCACGCCGTTGGCCAAGGGCGCCCGCGTGGTCGCCGGGCAAACCATCATCACCGACAAAAACGCAAGCGTGATGCTCGTTCTTTCGAACGGCGCCACCCTGACGATTGCCGGCGGTTCGGAACTGGCGGTCGAAGAGTTCTCGCAGCAGCCCTTTGCCGGCACGTTTCGCGTGACGGAGATTTCACGGGAGCCGACCGCCTCGACCACGCGCCTGCACCTGAAGCGGGGCGAGATCATCTCAGACGTGAAGAAGCTCAACACGGAAGACGGCTCCAGTTTCAGCATCAAGACCCCGGTCGGTGTGGCCGGCATTCGCGGCACGGCGTTCCGGCTGGGATTCCGCGAGGCGCGGGAGGCGCAGCCGCTCGGCCCGAGGCGCTATGGCCATGTCGCGCAGAGCAGCGCGTCGGGCGCCGGCGCGAAAAAGCGGATGATGACGTTCGACCTTGTCATGCTTGAGGGTGAAATCGAAACGCAGGTCGAGGGGCGCGCCGCGCCGACCTCCGTGCCCGGAGAAAAACAACTCCGCATCGACAACATCCATTTTGACAGCGGCACCGGCGGGGTGGACGCGGCCAGCTTCGCGAGCCCGATGGTGCGGAACGCCTCGGCCGCCGATCTGGCCGCGCTCAGGCAGGCGGTGCAGGACATGCTTGCGGCGGCGGCTTCCGCAATCATATCGCATGGCGGGGAAGGGGGGCAGGACCCGGGCGGCGATTCCGCCGCCAGCGCCGGTCCCGGCATGGCGCCGCTGCCGTCGGCGCCCGGGGCGCAGGTGCCGCCGCCGCGTCTTTCGCCGACGGACGGCGAATAG